Proteins encoded together in one Pelagicoccus enzymogenes window:
- the argS gene encoding arginine--tRNA ligase, translating to MQDWFDLAKKIDSLVLEAAASAGLEDSFTADIRSADPRFGDLQANGALPYAKRNKSNPRQIAQSIVEKLQANQELAEVAELSIAGPGFINFSLKPSFLQKWLTTFSGSEQLGKAAAHLQADETVVVDYSSPNTAKQMHIGHLRSLIIGESICKLLEFCGAKVIRDNHIGDWGTAYGRLFYAYKRFLDEENLQANPLGELERLYKLGSKLAAEDEAVVAESREELVKLQSEDPESMKLWETVNGHSIDGIKQVYELFDIHFDHYLGESFYRNMVEQVYKELEECGLGEKSEGAWVVFHPEHKRFATQPFMYRKSDGASNYATTDLATMLYRAEHFKASSIIIETDFRQKDHFEQLELTTQKWFEKTGRSFPKFSHVFHGTIMGENGKAMASRSGDPVLLKDLIAEAIERAEKLVREKNEEKVAKGQAPLSEEEVAAAAKVIGTGSIRYAELSQNRTSDYVFAWDKLLSFEGNTAPYLLYAATRIKSIFRNFEASELEALAGKASQIETPEELALARKILGFVGVLQQTIETLRPHLLCTYLFELAGAYSSFYNANKVIVSEEAIKARRLMLCQRTLDVLETGLGLLGIPTLERM from the coding sequence ATGCAAGACTGGTTCGACCTCGCAAAAAAGATCGACTCGCTCGTGCTGGAAGCCGCGGCTTCCGCAGGGCTCGAAGACTCCTTCACAGCGGATATCCGATCGGCGGATCCTCGCTTCGGGGATTTGCAGGCCAACGGCGCCCTCCCCTACGCCAAACGCAACAAGAGCAACCCGCGCCAAATCGCCCAGTCCATCGTCGAGAAACTGCAAGCAAACCAGGAACTCGCAGAAGTGGCCGAACTCTCCATCGCCGGCCCTGGCTTCATCAACTTCTCCCTCAAGCCCAGCTTCCTGCAGAAGTGGCTCACCACCTTTTCCGGCTCCGAACAGCTGGGAAAAGCCGCCGCCCACCTACAGGCCGACGAAACCGTAGTGGTCGACTACAGCTCGCCCAACACCGCCAAGCAGATGCACATCGGGCATCTGCGTTCCCTCATCATCGGCGAATCCATCTGCAAACTGCTCGAGTTCTGCGGAGCGAAGGTCATCCGCGACAACCACATCGGAGACTGGGGCACCGCTTACGGGCGCCTCTTCTACGCCTACAAGCGCTTTCTCGACGAAGAAAACCTGCAAGCCAACCCGCTGGGCGAACTGGAGCGGCTCTACAAGCTGGGCAGCAAGCTGGCTGCCGAGGACGAGGCAGTCGTGGCCGAATCGCGCGAGGAGCTGGTCAAGCTGCAGAGCGAGGATCCCGAGAGCATGAAGCTGTGGGAAACCGTCAACGGCCACAGCATCGACGGCATCAAGCAGGTCTACGAACTCTTCGACATCCACTTCGACCACTACCTGGGCGAAAGCTTCTACCGGAACATGGTGGAGCAGGTATATAAAGAGCTCGAGGAATGCGGACTCGGCGAAAAGAGCGAGGGGGCCTGGGTCGTCTTCCATCCCGAGCACAAGCGCTTCGCCACCCAGCCTTTCATGTACCGCAAGTCGGACGGGGCCTCCAACTACGCCACTACCGACCTCGCCACCATGCTCTACCGGGCCGAGCACTTCAAGGCCTCCAGCATCATCATCGAAACCGACTTCCGCCAGAAGGACCATTTCGAGCAACTGGAGCTCACCACCCAAAAGTGGTTCGAGAAAACCGGCCGCAGCTTCCCCAAGTTCAGCCATGTCTTCCACGGCACCATCATGGGCGAAAACGGCAAAGCCATGGCCTCCCGCAGCGGCGATCCCGTGCTGCTTAAGGACCTGATCGCCGAAGCCATCGAGCGAGCGGAAAAGCTGGTACGCGAGAAAAACGAGGAAAAGGTCGCCAAGGGGCAAGCCCCCCTCAGCGAGGAGGAAGTTGCGGCTGCCGCCAAGGTGATCGGGACCGGCTCCATCCGCTACGCCGAACTGTCGCAAAACCGCACCAGCGACTACGTCTTCGCTTGGGACAAGCTGCTCAGCTTCGAGGGTAACACCGCTCCCTACCTCCTCTACGCGGCCACCCGCATCAAGAGCATCTTCCGCAACTTCGAGGCCTCCGAGCTGGAAGCCCTCGCCGGCAAGGCCAGCCAAATCGAGACCCCCGAAGAGCTCGCCCTCGCCCGCAAGATCCTCGGCTTCGTAGGCGTGCTACAGCAGACCATCGAGACCCTGCGTCCGCACCTGCTTTGCACCTACCTCTTCGAACTGGCCGGAGCCTACAGCTCCTTCTACAACGCCAACAAAGTCATCGTATCCGAAGAAGCCATCAAGGCGCGGCGCCTAATGCTCTGCCAACGCACTCTAGACGTCTTGGAGACGGGACTAGGCCTGCTAGGCATTCCTACTTTGGAACGCATGTAA
- a CDS encoding YihY/virulence factor BrkB family protein, with protein sequence MNPRFQKIVSKARILQKEMWRHHGETLSKRRSVAFAIGRVIAITLSGLKENRLLARAAALSFSSLLGLGPMIALAVLLSGFVLNQAEPGMAQDTIERIVSYIAPQVSLTEGEATADESSLSKLISDFITASQSGAVGIGGALVLGVIVIQLFITIEDAFNDIWGVSKGRKLMTRIVLYWTVITLGTVLVFAGIALAVTKLIELNNQFIAFTEGLPGSETVNSWLSVYGAKIGGFLLLSTLLAAFYRFIPNTQVEWKAAFVGGLFSVSCFAANNAFAFLYVERVAMQRTLYGSLSILPVLMIGLFTFWMCLLLGGRLSFAVQNARFKSGKVAWDELSQASQESLCLLLLAQISRRFRDCGEAYSSTELAQHNNLPRPLAGAALNRLVDLGLASTLPAKEKDIYNAYRYQPARPLEKIALLEFKKNFESHGSNPDDSLFDARDPLVRRYHELIDEARRTSFQQLTLADALDSLAEESPTK encoded by the coding sequence ATGAACCCACGTTTCCAAAAAATCGTATCCAAGGCCAGGATACTGCAAAAGGAAATGTGGCGTCACCATGGAGAGACCTTGTCCAAACGCCGCAGCGTCGCTTTCGCCATTGGCCGGGTCATTGCCATCACCCTTTCGGGCTTGAAAGAGAATCGCCTGCTGGCTCGGGCCGCCGCCTTGAGCTTTAGCTCCCTCTTGGGACTCGGCCCCATGATCGCTCTCGCGGTGCTCTTGTCCGGCTTCGTGCTCAACCAAGCGGAGCCGGGCATGGCCCAGGACACCATCGAGCGCATCGTCTCCTACATCGCTCCCCAAGTAAGCCTGACCGAGGGCGAGGCTACCGCCGATGAGAGCAGCCTGAGCAAACTGATCTCCGACTTCATCACCGCCAGCCAATCCGGAGCGGTCGGCATCGGCGGCGCTCTCGTGCTGGGCGTCATCGTTATCCAACTTTTCATCACCATCGAGGACGCTTTCAACGACATCTGGGGCGTATCCAAAGGCCGCAAGCTGATGACCCGCATCGTGCTTTACTGGACGGTCATCACGCTCGGCACCGTGCTGGTATTTGCCGGCATCGCCCTCGCCGTCACCAAGCTGATCGAGCTCAACAACCAATTCATCGCCTTCACCGAGGGCTTGCCCGGGTCCGAAACCGTCAACAGCTGGCTCTCCGTCTACGGCGCCAAAATCGGGGGCTTCCTCCTGCTCTCCACCCTGCTCGCCGCCTTCTACCGCTTCATTCCCAATACCCAGGTAGAGTGGAAAGCCGCCTTCGTGGGCGGGCTTTTTTCCGTGAGCTGCTTCGCCGCCAACAACGCCTTCGCCTTCCTCTACGTCGAACGCGTCGCCATGCAACGCACCCTCTACGGATCGCTCAGCATCCTGCCCGTGCTCATGATCGGGCTCTTCACCTTTTGGATGTGCCTGCTGCTGGGAGGCCGCCTTTCCTTCGCCGTGCAAAACGCCCGCTTCAAAAGCGGCAAGGTCGCTTGGGACGAGCTCAGCCAAGCCTCCCAAGAAAGCCTCTGCCTGCTTCTCCTAGCCCAGATCAGCCGCCGCTTCCGCGATTGCGGGGAAGCGTACTCCAGCACCGAGCTCGCCCAACACAACAACCTGCCCCGCCCTCTAGCCGGAGCCGCCCTCAACCGCTTGGTCGATCTCGGCCTCGCCTCCACCTTGCCCGCCAAGGAAAAGGACATTTACAACGCCTACCGCTACCAGCCGGCCCGTCCGCTCGAAAAAATCGCCCTGCTCGAGTTCAAGAAGAACTTCGAATCCCACGGTTCCAATCCGGACGACAGCCTTTTCGACGCCCGCGACCCGCTGGTACGCCGTTACCACGAACTCATCGACGAAGCCCGCCGGACCAGCTTCCAGCAGCTCACCCTCGCCGACGCGCTCGATTCGCTCGCCGAGGAATCCCCAACAAAGTAG
- a CDS encoding peptidylprolyl isomerase, protein MISWLQNKLQKHLLLVFIIFAVLIIAFIVQIGNQGPIGGGKEATADLFFYDTPMNTEAARVELVRDSQLSASLSRNPRPSQNLAFERATARYIANQNLIPEPTEEQLLEYIKTLPAFQNQLGEFDAQAYNMILDSISLGGAFSKNDLRRVLIDDYRIAKVYTALEGAGFVHESEILDSLSQRLAKWSVLVAESDLNAYTPEVEITDEMLQQHYEEFSFTYQTPERRVVNYVEVEAANYVDEIKPTEDELINYFEANIDRYQPAPAEDPEAEPAEPVTFEQARLAVREDLRLEKAREVAAERAYDLVVQIHENEFTRDSQGLKDAIAAMNLEVKTASSFAANETPIGTTWGRNMVSEAFKLTETRFYSEPLQHGNKSVVLFYDKVIEPTVPSFETLRQRIAADVRAEKYREARAAYAIELQEKLAAAADSEDSFGAAAEEAGLTVSSYSDFSLGEPAEGLDRRALSALLELNEGEVSDFVRLGNNNQGAYLYVVSKEAPEVSKDDPQYAQVAQSLQNLSNQFSAQQYISTLTVQEQVRLGFVQQEN, encoded by the coding sequence ATGATTTCCTGGCTACAAAACAAACTTCAGAAGCACCTGCTCCTCGTATTCATCATCTTCGCCGTCCTCATCATCGCGTTCATCGTGCAGATCGGCAACCAGGGGCCGATCGGCGGCGGAAAGGAAGCAACGGCTGACCTTTTCTTCTACGACACTCCGATGAATACCGAAGCGGCCCGCGTGGAGCTGGTGCGCGACTCCCAGCTCAGCGCCTCCCTCAGCCGCAACCCGCGCCCTAGCCAGAACCTCGCCTTCGAGCGCGCCACCGCCCGCTACATCGCCAACCAAAACTTGATTCCCGAGCCTACCGAGGAACAGCTGCTCGAATACATCAAGACCCTACCCGCTTTCCAAAACCAGCTCGGCGAGTTCGACGCCCAGGCCTACAACATGATCCTCGACAGCATCAGCCTAGGCGGAGCCTTCAGCAAGAACGACCTGCGCCGCGTGCTGATCGACGACTACCGCATCGCCAAAGTCTACACCGCTCTCGAAGGAGCTGGCTTCGTGCACGAATCCGAAATCCTCGACAGCCTCAGCCAGCGCTTGGCCAAATGGTCCGTGCTCGTCGCTGAAAGCGATCTCAACGCCTACACGCCGGAAGTGGAAATCACCGACGAGATGCTGCAGCAGCACTACGAAGAATTCAGCTTCACCTACCAAACGCCCGAGCGTCGCGTCGTAAACTACGTAGAAGTCGAGGCCGCCAACTACGTCGACGAAATCAAGCCGACCGAAGACGAGCTCATCAACTACTTCGAAGCCAATATCGACCGTTACCAGCCCGCCCCTGCCGAAGACCCCGAGGCGGAGCCAGCGGAACCCGTGACCTTCGAGCAAGCTCGCCTCGCCGTACGCGAAGACCTTCGTCTGGAAAAAGCCCGCGAAGTGGCCGCCGAGCGCGCCTACGACCTCGTGGTGCAGATCCACGAAAACGAATTCACCCGCGACTCCCAAGGGCTCAAGGACGCGATCGCCGCCATGAACCTGGAAGTGAAGACCGCCTCCTCCTTCGCCGCCAATGAAACTCCGATTGGCACGACTTGGGGACGCAACATGGTCAGCGAAGCCTTCAAGCTCACCGAAACACGCTTCTACTCAGAGCCGCTCCAACACGGCAACAAGTCCGTCGTGCTCTTCTACGACAAGGTGATCGAGCCAACCGTACCGAGCTTCGAAACCCTGCGTCAGCGCATCGCCGCCGACGTACGGGCCGAAAAGTATCGCGAAGCCCGCGCCGCTTACGCCATCGAACTGCAAGAGAAGCTGGCCGCTGCCGCGGACAGCGAGGACAGCTTCGGCGCCGCCGCCGAAGAAGCGGGCCTCACCGTCAGCTCCTACAGCGACTTCAGCCTCGGCGAGCCCGCCGAAGGCCTCGACCGCCGCGCCCTTTCCGCCCTGCTCGAGCTCAACGAAGGCGAAGTCTCCGATTTCGTTCGCCTCGGCAACAACAACCAAGGCGCCTACCTTTACGTCGTTTCCAAGGAGGCGCCGGAGGTCAGCAAGGACGACCCGCAATACGCCCAAGTCGCCCAGTCGCTGCAAAACCTGTCCAACCAATTCTCTGCTCAGCAGTACATCAGCACCCTCACCGTCCAGGAACAAGTTCGCCTCGGATTCGTCCAGCAGGAGAACTAG
- a CDS encoding zinc ribbon domain-containing protein yields MPLQRFRPISGRCKLCRGEVEIHLASNENAPEECPKCGQEIEACPTLTAPQMKINVKPSVSNAKSAGFKVFKKLDGGELEQQ; encoded by the coding sequence ATGCCACTGCAGCGCTTCAGACCGATATCCGGCCGCTGCAAGCTCTGTCGCGGCGAAGTGGAAATCCACCTCGCCTCGAACGAAAACGCTCCCGAGGAGTGTCCCAAGTGCGGGCAGGAGATCGAAGCCTGCCCCACGCTCACGGCCCCCCAGATGAAGATCAACGTCAAGCCGTCCGTCAGCAACGCCAAGTCCGCCGGCTTCAAGGTATTCAAGAAGCTCGACGGCGGCGAACTGGAGCAACAATGA
- a CDS encoding CPBP family intramembrane glutamic endopeptidase: protein MKRDPKHLLYGLSPEQSSLKGIWLLCLLYFGSLVSGAILSLIAFKLTHHFDPDASGYLANKPYPKFFDRARWLSVLLLLPYLFVQCRITSWKAIGFSRPMLATFARWFLSGIAMIFIIYGFNTATGAFSFTWEPSQLASKIDDAILASLLIGILEEIVFRGLVFRMFYTALQPIAAILLSSFFFAVLHFKTPEFSLGEIAPSEVGIAEAAQIAAGTAVAVFTEFDLKYILAIFLVGVVLHQVFLLANNLWASIAIHAGWVFTIKLFGNAFATTEQASSFSGTTRVADGYWVSIVLVCFIALFAYLLHKKGGTAAPKTL from the coding sequence ATGAAACGCGATCCCAAGCACCTCCTCTACGGACTGAGCCCCGAGCAAAGCTCGCTCAAAGGAATCTGGCTGCTCTGTCTGCTCTACTTCGGCTCCCTCGTCTCTGGGGCGATCCTCAGCTTGATCGCCTTCAAGCTGACCCACCACTTCGATCCCGACGCCAGCGGCTACCTCGCCAACAAGCCGTATCCAAAATTCTTCGACCGGGCCCGCTGGCTCAGCGTTTTGCTCCTGCTTCCCTACTTGTTCGTGCAATGTCGCATCACCAGCTGGAAAGCCATCGGCTTCTCCCGCCCCATGCTGGCCACCTTCGCTCGCTGGTTCCTGAGCGGCATCGCCATGATCTTCATCATCTACGGCTTCAATACCGCAACAGGAGCCTTTTCCTTCACCTGGGAGCCCAGCCAACTCGCCTCCAAGATCGACGACGCCATCCTCGCCTCCCTTCTCATCGGCATCCTCGAAGAAATCGTCTTTCGCGGGCTTGTATTCAGAATGTTCTACACCGCCTTGCAGCCTATCGCAGCCATTTTGCTCTCCTCCTTTTTCTTCGCCGTCCTTCACTTCAAGACCCCCGAGTTTTCGCTCGGCGAAATCGCCCCGTCCGAAGTTGGCATCGCCGAAGCCGCCCAGATCGCAGCCGGCACCGCAGTCGCCGTCTTCACCGAATTCGACCTCAAGTACATACTCGCCATTTTCCTCGTGGGCGTGGTCCTGCACCAAGTCTTTCTGCTCGCCAACAACCTCTGGGCCAGCATCGCCATCCACGCCGGATGGGTATTTACCATCAAGCTCTTCGGCAACGCCTTCGCCACCACCGAACAAGCCAGCTCCTTCAGCGGCACCACCCGAGTCGCCGACGGCTACTGGGTCAGCATCGTGCTCGTCTGCTTTATCGCCCTCTTCGCCTACCTCCTGCACAAAAAAGGTGGCACGGCCGCTCCGAAGACGCTCTAA
- a CDS encoding metallophosphoesterase family protein: MSRKIAVISDTHGKVPERLLTHLSKADEIWHLGDVTQPHVLIPIQNLGRPLVVVKGNCDPYGSWPEIRDLEREGFRFRLQHHPPYAFLENTTAILYGHLHQPLDDSEHGLRALNPGAVTGPRHGSAASFAWLTFPEAGKWDWQVEPL; the protein is encoded by the coding sequence ATGTCCCGAAAAATAGCAGTCATCTCCGATACCCACGGCAAAGTTCCGGAACGCCTGCTTACCCATCTTTCAAAAGCCGACGAGATCTGGCACCTCGGCGACGTCACCCAACCGCACGTCCTCATCCCCATCCAAAACCTCGGGCGCCCCTTGGTGGTGGTGAAAGGCAATTGCGACCCCTACGGCAGCTGGCCCGAGATCCGCGACCTTGAACGCGAAGGCTTCCGCTTTCGCCTGCAGCACCATCCGCCTTACGCCTTCCTGGAAAACACCACGGCCATTCTCTACGGCCACTTGCACCAACCCTTGGACGACAGCGAGCACGGCCTACGCGCCCTCAATCCCGGAGCCGTCACCGGCCCCCGCCACGGCAGCGCCGCCAGCTTCGCCTGGCTTACGTTTCCAGAAGCGGGAAAGTGGGATTGGCAGGTCGAGCCGCTGTAA
- a CDS encoding DEAD/DEAH box helicase, with the protein MNAFGDLDIHLKIPDLWQQDALHRIKAGEDVVVNAPTGAGKTYLVELIAESYRHGQIVLAVPTRALANDKLREFRGKGWRVGIVTGDVAIDPEAPVVVATLETQKPRFLRGKGPRLFVIDEYQMIGDPVRGVNYELCVALAPPQTQLLMLSGSVSNPQDIVDWLQRLGRRAHLISVEKRPVPLEEIHLDALSYNPPRTVTGFWPRLVARALMADLGPILIFAPQRKGAESLARQLAAALPVENPLALSPVQKRLAGGNLEKLLNKRVAFHHSGLSYQQRAGLVEPLAKAGQLRIVVSTTGLAAGVNFSMRSVLVTESQFTLGNVQQLIRPDELLQMFGRAGRRGFDTIGYALVAPDRPRLREGKQRPVRRPKLLDWPSLIGILEVAAERGVDAFSEVTEACERLFGDTPAKVGVEHSIQCPDMPCGLRVDAERARHATANSEEILNSQGVWEPRSEQVQARWGEAKARVGETLKPALEQAAVVKSLGGGKLARIGKVFGKKRLIGFLDKKKPTRLQLAGWLLKEFSDQGVALQKRQELDALRTLPWSTLLGSGELVDTRREGFRLIGIFDYSQTMGSFDRDVWGEILFQPETRRAYPLECQNCLQRSVCEGELNPARSPALAWRQLGLVDAKGQPSLRGRIFSLFQGGEGLAIAAALEDESYAVDAIARDIANLRAGYRFDDYSQYSHRLSRACRVAYRDRTYEGYLKHGLPPHYGDGAAEVIAEWAASGGKGKRLLGDDLKFGDVQRARQEWLSLLRHIVNAPALEFARWQELQACAKAILEVDDQRLLVDDLPPLEPSQIGRVEHRLRFPRKW; encoded by the coding sequence GTGAACGCCTTCGGTGACCTAGACATACACCTCAAGATTCCCGACCTGTGGCAGCAAGACGCCTTGCACCGCATCAAGGCTGGGGAGGACGTGGTGGTGAATGCGCCCACCGGCGCGGGCAAGACTTACCTCGTCGAGCTGATCGCGGAATCCTATCGCCACGGTCAGATCGTGCTGGCGGTGCCCACGCGGGCCCTGGCCAACGACAAGCTGCGGGAGTTTCGCGGCAAAGGGTGGCGAGTGGGAATCGTCACCGGAGACGTTGCCATCGATCCGGAGGCTCCGGTGGTCGTGGCCACTTTAGAAACGCAGAAGCCTCGCTTCCTGCGGGGTAAGGGGCCGCGGCTTTTCGTGATCGACGAGTACCAGATGATCGGCGATCCGGTTCGTGGGGTGAACTACGAGCTGTGCGTAGCCCTCGCTCCCCCGCAGACTCAGCTCTTGATGCTGAGCGGGAGCGTATCCAATCCGCAAGACATCGTGGATTGGCTGCAGCGGCTGGGCCGCCGGGCTCATTTGATCTCGGTGGAAAAGCGTCCAGTGCCGCTTGAGGAAATCCATTTGGATGCCTTGTCCTACAATCCGCCGCGTACGGTTACCGGATTTTGGCCGCGTCTGGTGGCTCGAGCTCTCATGGCGGACTTGGGACCAATCTTGATTTTCGCCCCGCAGCGCAAGGGAGCGGAGTCGCTCGCCCGCCAGCTGGCCGCCGCCTTGCCGGTCGAAAATCCGCTGGCTCTCAGTCCGGTGCAGAAGCGCTTGGCGGGAGGCAATCTGGAAAAGCTGCTCAACAAGCGAGTCGCCTTCCATCACAGCGGCTTGAGCTACCAGCAGCGGGCGGGGTTGGTAGAGCCATTGGCGAAAGCGGGGCAGCTGCGTATCGTCGTTTCCACTACGGGACTTGCCGCCGGGGTGAACTTCTCCATGCGTTCGGTTTTGGTAACGGAGTCGCAGTTCACTCTGGGCAACGTGCAGCAGCTCATCCGGCCAGACGAACTGTTGCAAATGTTTGGGCGAGCGGGGCGCCGTGGTTTCGATACCATTGGCTATGCCTTGGTCGCGCCGGACCGCCCGCGGTTGCGGGAAGGCAAGCAGCGTCCGGTGCGGCGCCCCAAGTTGCTCGATTGGCCGAGCTTGATCGGTATTCTGGAGGTCGCGGCGGAGCGGGGCGTGGATGCCTTCTCCGAGGTGACCGAAGCCTGCGAGCGACTGTTTGGCGACACACCTGCGAAGGTGGGCGTGGAGCACAGTATCCAATGTCCCGATATGCCCTGCGGGCTGCGGGTCGATGCGGAACGGGCTCGCCATGCCACCGCGAACAGCGAGGAGATTTTAAATTCCCAAGGCGTTTGGGAGCCTCGTTCCGAACAGGTGCAGGCGAGGTGGGGAGAGGCCAAAGCGCGGGTCGGCGAAACCTTGAAGCCGGCTCTTGAGCAGGCGGCGGTCGTCAAATCGCTAGGGGGAGGCAAGCTTGCTCGGATCGGCAAGGTCTTCGGCAAGAAGCGCCTGATTGGCTTTCTGGACAAGAAAAAGCCGACGCGCCTGCAGTTGGCTGGTTGGTTGCTGAAGGAGTTTTCGGATCAGGGGGTTGCGTTGCAGAAGCGGCAAGAGCTCGATGCTTTGAGGACGCTTCCTTGGAGCACGTTGTTAGGCAGTGGTGAATTGGTGGATACGCGTCGCGAGGGATTTCGCTTGATCGGGATTTTCGACTATTCGCAAACGATGGGGAGCTTCGATCGTGACGTTTGGGGCGAGATCTTGTTTCAGCCGGAAACGCGACGGGCTTATCCGCTGGAGTGCCAGAACTGCCTGCAGCGATCGGTTTGCGAGGGAGAGCTGAATCCCGCCCGCAGCCCGGCCCTTGCCTGGCGCCAGCTGGGATTGGTCGATGCCAAGGGGCAGCCGTCCTTGCGAGGGCGGATCTTCAGCCTTTTTCAAGGAGGCGAAGGCTTGGCGATCGCGGCGGCCTTGGAGGATGAAAGTTATGCGGTCGACGCCATCGCCCGCGACATTGCCAATTTGCGAGCCGGCTACCGTTTTGACGACTATTCCCAGTACAGCCATCGACTCTCGCGAGCGTGTCGGGTGGCGTATCGAGATCGTACTTACGAGGGGTATCTCAAGCACGGGCTTCCGCCGCATTACGGGGATGGGGCGGCGGAGGTGATCGCCGAATGGGCGGCATCGGGCGGCAAGGGAAAACGCTTGCTCGGCGATGACTTGAAGTTTGGCGATGTGCAGCGAGCGCGGCAGGAGTGGTTGAGCTTGTTGCGTCACATCGTCAACGCGCCCGCCTTGGAGTTTGCCCGCTGGCAGGAGCTGCAGGCCTGCGCCAAGGCGATTTTGGAGGTGGACGACCAGCGTTTGTTGGTGGATGACCTGCCGCCGCTGGAGCCGTCGCAGATAGGTCGGGTCGAGCACCGGCTGCGCTTTCCGCGGAAGTGGTAG
- a CDS encoding endonuclease/exonuclease/phosphatase family protein, translating into MTFNIAHGRGLSLYQGFSSAKGISKNLDRIAHVINEQQPDIVALQEIDASSHWNKHINLLDYLQSATNYPHAVHGIHNRRFGRKPLAYGNAFLSKYPVKNWKVESFGSKKLGEKGFLEACFLMDEAEIDVINLHLDFRSRRTRLRQVDKLLSSIHARSDADPYHLPPIICGDFNTSSRSSRDALHQLIERSAGEEDYHYFPKKERTFPAHFPSRGLDFILLAAPFEAVETAVIRSFASDHLPVVSRIETPVATPLRAAANS; encoded by the coding sequence ATGACTTTCAATATCGCCCACGGGCGAGGGCTCTCCCTCTACCAAGGCTTCAGCAGCGCCAAGGGGATTTCCAAGAACCTCGATCGCATCGCTCACGTCATCAACGAACAACAGCCCGATATCGTTGCCCTGCAGGAGATCGACGCCTCCTCCCACTGGAACAAGCATATCAACCTGCTGGACTACCTGCAGTCCGCCACCAACTACCCGCACGCCGTGCACGGCATCCACAACCGTCGCTTCGGCCGCAAGCCCCTCGCCTACGGCAACGCCTTCCTCTCCAAATACCCCGTCAAGAACTGGAAGGTCGAATCCTTCGGCTCCAAGAAACTTGGCGAAAAGGGTTTCCTGGAAGCCTGCTTCCTCATGGACGAGGCGGAAATCGACGTCATCAACCTGCACCTCGACTTCCGCTCCCGCCGCACTCGCCTCCGCCAGGTGGACAAGCTGCTCTCCTCCATCCACGCCCGCAGCGACGCCGATCCCTACCACCTGCCTCCGATTATCTGCGGCGACTTCAATACCAGCTCCCGCTCCTCGCGAGACGCCTTGCACCAGCTCATCGAACGCTCCGCCGGCGAAGAGGACTACCATTACTTTCCGAAAAAAGAGCGGACCTTTCCCGCCCATTTCCCCTCGCGGGGGCTCGACTTCATCCTGCTGGCCGCCCCCTTCGAAGCGGTTGAAACCGCGGTGATTCGCAGCTTCGCCTCCGACCATTTGCCGGTAGTCAGCCGTATCGAGACCCCAGTCGCCACGCCCCTACGGGCCGCTGCAAACTCCTAA
- a CDS encoding SWIB/MDM2 domain-containing protein — translation MKPVTPDAALAAVVGADPLPRTELTKKLWDYIKSNNLQNPENKREIIADEALKKVFDGRDKVTMFEMTKLVSGHVAS, via the coding sequence ATGAAACCTGTAACTCCTGATGCTGCTCTTGCCGCGGTTGTCGGCGCTGACCCGCTTCCACGCACCGAGCTCACCAAGAAGCTTTGGGACTACATCAAATCCAACAACCTCCAAAACCCAGAAAACAAGCGCGAGATCATCGCTGACGAAGCCCTCAAGAAGGTATTCGACGGACGCGACAAGGTCACCATGTTCGAAATGACCAAGCTTGTTTCCGGACACGTTGCCAGCTAA
- a CDS encoding LuxR C-terminal-related transcriptional regulator — MTQPTNQTSRMVVLEDQLLLRDLLSSLATTVPGIMVVGEASEGRQALALCEEEKPDIVMFEMYLPGLNGIEILRQYGPKHPNTRFIAISSNFTPDAIRELLELGCHGIVSKSSSASKLKEGLREIKSGSGYLCPVCASLLRESHLVSNSVAKKKNRLSNREREVLQAVAEGFSTKQIAEMLEVSVKTIEAHRANLMKKLDARSAVELTRCAFEIGIIELPGQSKPAAYTMPG; from the coding sequence ATGACTCAACCAACCAACCAGACAAGTCGCATGGTCGTTTTGGAGGATCAGCTGCTGCTGAGAGACCTCCTGTCATCACTCGCAACCACTGTCCCTGGAATAATGGTCGTCGGCGAAGCAAGCGAAGGACGCCAAGCCCTCGCGCTTTGCGAAGAGGAAAAGCCCGATATCGTGATGTTCGAGATGTACCTTCCCGGACTCAACGGAATCGAAATCCTCCGCCAGTACGGTCCTAAGCACCCGAACACTCGCTTCATCGCGATCTCCTCGAATTTCACGCCCGACGCCATTCGCGAACTGCTCGAACTCGGCTGCCACGGCATCGTCTCCAAGTCCTCCTCCGCCTCCAAGCTCAAGGAAGGCCTGCGCGAGATCAAAAGCGGCAGCGGCTACCTCTGCCCCGTCTGCGCCAGCCTGCTGCGCGAGTCCCATCTCGTCAGCAACTCCGTGGCCAAGAAAAAGAACCGGCTTTCCAACCGCGAACGCGAAGTGCTGCAAGCCGTCGCCGAAGGCTTCAGCACCAAGCAAATCGCCGAAATGCTGGAAGTGAGCGTCAAGACCATCGAAGCCCACCGGGCCAACCTCATGAAGAAGCTCGACGCTCGCAGCGCCGTAGAACTCACCCGCTGCGCCTTCGAAATCGGCATCATCGAGTTGCCAGGACAGAGCAAGCCCGCCGCCTACACCATGCCCGGTTGA